The following proteins come from a genomic window of Chryseobacterium glaciei:
- a CDS encoding cell division protein ZapA gives MEVRRITINIAGRVYPLNVPAAEEETLRKVGKQIENMIKDFEQNFDVRDKQDALAMCALKLGTNAEVTSMNYEKNINSTNERLVSINQSLNEIGK, from the coding sequence ATGGAGGTAAGAAGAATAACCATCAATATCGCAGGAAGAGTGTATCCGCTGAATGTGCCCGCAGCAGAAGAAGAAACTTTACGTAAAGTGGGGAAGCAAATTGAGAATATGATTAAAGATTTTGAACAGAATTTCGATGTGAGAGACAAACAAGATGCTTTAGCGATGTGTGCCCTGAAACTGGGAACAAATGCTGAAGTGACGTCTATGAACTACGAAAAAAATATAAATTCAACCAACGAAAGATTAGTAAGTATTAATCAATCGTTGAATGAAATTGGAAAATAG
- a CDS encoding porin family protein: MNKFLLKALVLASVNIAVFADAQFRTRNRMDKLEDFDQQIFSWGFYLNGNIVDYRIVLNPRYGMEGNQNLVTSKNSKSFGAGLIAKWRLNDYLDLKVEPGLQFAQRELTFNTQSNDQYAAGTLTNAPFIPIPLNDKDRTRQIKSTLVDIPVMLELHGQRWYNSRPYVAAGVNYIVNLQSNSDSTDDNLQQVFRSTTHNFAWSAEMGIQFYFNKFKLTPAIRGTFIMNNELVADNANTPPYWTAAMSTLQTRAVFFVLKFE, translated from the coding sequence ATGAATAAATTTCTATTAAAAGCACTGGTTTTAGCCTCAGTAAATATTGCTGTTTTTGCAGACGCGCAATTTAGAACCCGAAACAGAATGGACAAGTTGGAAGATTTTGACCAGCAGATATTCAGTTGGGGGTTTTATTTAAATGGTAATATAGTAGACTACCGTATAGTACTTAACCCAAGATACGGTATGGAAGGGAACCAAAATCTTGTTACATCTAAAAATAGTAAAAGCTTCGGAGCGGGTTTGATCGCAAAATGGAGACTGAACGATTATTTGGATCTAAAAGTTGAACCAGGCTTGCAATTTGCTCAGAGGGAATTAACTTTTAATACACAATCAAACGACCAGTACGCTGCGGGAACTTTGACGAATGCACCTTTTATTCCAATTCCGTTGAATGATAAAGACAGAACAAGACAGATCAAATCTACTTTGGTTGATATTCCTGTAATGTTGGAACTTCATGGTCAAAGATGGTACAACTCAAGACCTTATGTTGCTGCTGGGGTGAATTATATTGTGAATTTACAGTCTAATTCGGATTCTACGGATGATAACCTGCAACAGGTATTCAGATCTACAACGCATAATTTTGCTTGGTCTGCTGAGATGGGTATTCAGTTTTATTTCAATAAATTTAAATTGACGCCTGCGATCAGAGGAACATTCATCATGAACAACGAGTTGGTGGCAGATAATGCCAATACACCGCCTTATTGGACGGCTGCAATGTCTACACTGCAAACAAGAGCTGTATTCTTTGTATTGAAATTTGAATAA
- the ubiE gene encoding bifunctional demethylmenaquinone methyltransferase/2-methoxy-6-polyprenyl-1,4-benzoquinol methylase UbiE, protein MTNDINKVTPYNSEATKKSQVEDMFDNIAPKYDLLNHVLSMKIDVLWRNTLVNMMKKDNPQEVLDVATGTGDLAITIEKGTNAKVIGLDLSQQMLNVGVIKIKKLKLDGKISMQKGDAENLPFEDNRFDAVSVAFGVRNFENLTKGLAELRRVVKDNKSVYILEFSKVEGFLAPFYMFYFKNILPAIGRLVSKDNRAYTYLPDSVNAFPFGEKMRQILLDTGFKKVEYKKLSLGIATIYKATK, encoded by the coding sequence TTGACAAACGATATCAACAAAGTGACGCCCTACAATTCTGAGGCTACAAAAAAGAGCCAGGTAGAGGATATGTTCGACAATATTGCACCGAAATATGATCTTTTGAATCATGTTTTATCCATGAAAATTGATGTTTTGTGGAGAAATACATTGGTAAATATGATGAAAAAAGATAACCCGCAGGAAGTGCTGGATGTGGCTACTGGAACGGGAGATCTGGCAATTACTATTGAAAAAGGAACCAATGCAAAAGTAATTGGTTTGGATTTATCGCAACAAATGTTAAATGTTGGCGTTATTAAAATAAAAAAACTTAAATTAGACGGCAAAATTTCCATGCAAAAAGGGGATGCAGAAAATTTACCTTTCGAGGACAATAGATTCGATGCTGTTTCCGTTGCATTTGGAGTAAGGAATTTTGAGAACCTTACAAAAGGTTTAGCAGAGTTAAGAAGGGTAGTTAAGGATAACAAGAGTGTTTACATACTGGAGTTTTCAAAGGTTGAGGGGTTTTTAGCACCATTTTATATGTTTTATTTCAAAAATATATTACCTGCCATCGGCAGATTGGTTTCTAAAGATAATAGGGCATACACATACCTTCCGGATTCTGTTAATGCTTTTCCTTTCGGGGAAAAGATGAGACAAATTCTTTTAGATACAGGATTTAAAAAAGTTGAATATAAAAAACTAAGTTTAGGTATAGCCACAATTTATAAAGCAACAAAGTAA
- a CDS encoding 3-oxoacyl-ACP synthase III family protein — protein sequence MPNTIIIGSGSYIPNRVIGRDYFMDAEFYTDEGEKIEKPTEEIISKFVEITEIEERRYIEDDNSNSRIGYEASKIAIEDAKVNPEEIDYIIYASNFGEVSTAGLVNFMPTMAARVKNHLGIRNRKCITYDMIFGCPGWVEAMILADNLIKANVAKTILVVGSETLSRVTDPYDRNKMIFADGAGAVVVIATEEENVGIINHNTICDNGPELDYLVSAGSLNKEADQEKFYIRMLGRKIYEYALKNVPVAVKETIDDAGLSIEDIDKILIHQANAKMDYAMIERIHRLYHVKDYDHSISPMTIQKLGNSSVATIPTLFDLIIKGKLEGHSFKDKGNIVMASVGAGMNINAIVYRFP from the coding sequence ATGCCGAATACAATCATTATTGGTTCCGGATCTTATATTCCTAATAGAGTTATTGGTAGAGACTATTTCATGGATGCTGAGTTCTATACGGATGAAGGTGAAAAAATAGAAAAACCTACAGAAGAAATCATCTCAAAATTTGTAGAAATTACAGAAATTGAAGAACGTAGGTATATTGAAGACGATAATTCTAACTCAAGGATTGGTTACGAGGCATCCAAAATTGCCATTGAAGATGCAAAAGTAAATCCCGAGGAAATTGATTACATCATTTACGCAAGTAATTTTGGTGAGGTGAGTACAGCTGGTCTTGTGAATTTCATGCCAACGATGGCTGCTAGAGTAAAAAACCACTTAGGCATCAGAAACAGAAAGTGTATTACTTATGACATGATTTTCGGATGTCCGGGATGGGTGGAAGCAATGATTTTGGCTGATAATTTAATTAAAGCTAACGTTGCCAAGACAATTCTAGTTGTTGGCAGTGAGACTTTAAGCCGCGTTACAGATCCTTACGACAGAAATAAAATGATTTTTGCAGATGGAGCCGGAGCAGTTGTTGTAATAGCTACTGAAGAAGAAAATGTGGGAATCATTAACCACAATACAATCTGTGATAACGGTCCTGAACTTGATTATTTAGTAAGCGCAGGTTCTCTTAATAAAGAAGCAGATCAGGAAAAATTTTACATCAGAATGCTTGGAAGGAAAATTTATGAGTACGCTCTTAAAAACGTTCCTGTAGCTGTAAAAGAAACGATTGATGATGCAGGACTTTCTATTGAAGATATTGATAAAATATTAATTCACCAGGCAAACGCTAAAATGGATTATGCAATGATCGAAAGAATTCACAGGCTTTATCATGTGAAAGATTATGATCATTCAATCTCTCCTATGACGATCCAGAAGCTGGGAAATTCTTCCGTAGCAACAATTCCTACATTATTTGATTTAATAATTAAAGGAAAACTGGAGGGTCATTCGTTTAAAGATAAAGGTAACATTGTTATGGCTTCGGTTGGTGCCGGAATGAACATCAATGCTATCGTTTATAGATTTCCTTAA
- a CDS encoding metallophosphoesterase: MQRNFLFIAAIFLFLEVYIYQAIRTLTDNSWIRAGYWIVSLAVYGFFAYEVSHFQRSDRSTVRAQIMISLFLIFILPKIFIVLFLLIDDIFRTGGYLIGLTRPTENFFPERRKFLSIMGLGLGGVLSALFIDGITFGKYRHKVRRVRINFTNLPKSFKGYKIIQISDVHSGSFSDPSKLEHAIDLINEQNPDLVLFTGDMVNNIADEFKPFIPLFSKIKAKDGKFAVLGNHDYADYVTWTSLDAKKKNLDTLIDYEKQAGFDMLRNEHRVIEKNGEKIYILGVENWGLKPFPQFGKLDDALKGVPESATKILMSHDPTHFDYVVKKHPIDVHLTLSGHTHGMQFGLDLKNIKWSPVQYRYPKWADLYESEGKMLYVNRGFGVLGYPGRVGVLPEITLFELA, encoded by the coding sequence ATGCAAAGAAATTTTTTATTTATTGCCGCGATCTTCTTATTTTTAGAAGTCTATATCTACCAGGCAATAAGAACGTTAACGGATAACTCATGGATAAGAGCCGGATATTGGATTGTATCTTTGGCTGTTTACGGATTTTTCGCCTACGAAGTTTCCCACTTCCAAAGATCGGATAGAAGTACGGTGAGGGCGCAAATCATGATCTCTTTATTTTTAATCTTTATTTTACCTAAAATTTTTATCGTTCTGTTTTTATTGATTGATGATATTTTCAGAACAGGAGGTTACTTAATTGGGCTAACGAGGCCAACTGAGAACTTTTTCCCAGAAAGAAGAAAGTTTTTAAGCATTATGGGACTTGGTTTAGGAGGTGTACTTTCGGCATTGTTTATTGATGGAATCACTTTTGGAAAATACCGTCATAAAGTAAGAAGAGTGAGAATAAATTTCACCAACCTTCCGAAAAGCTTTAAAGGCTATAAAATCATACAAATCTCAGACGTTCATAGCGGAAGTTTCTCTGATCCAAGTAAATTGGAACATGCAATTGATTTAATTAATGAACAAAACCCTGATTTAGTTCTATTTACAGGAGATATGGTGAATAATATTGCGGATGAGTTCAAACCATTTATTCCTTTATTTTCAAAAATTAAAGCGAAGGATGGCAAGTTTGCCGTTCTTGGAAACCACGATTATGCAGATTACGTAACATGGACTTCATTAGATGCCAAGAAGAAAAATCTTGACACCCTAATCGATTACGAAAAACAAGCAGGCTTCGATATGTTGAGAAACGAACATAGAGTAATTGAGAAAAACGGTGAGAAAATCTACATTTTAGGTGTTGAAAACTGGGGATTAAAACCTTTTCCTCAATTTGGAAAGCTAGACGATGCCTTAAAAGGAGTTCCGGAATCAGCAACAAAAATATTAATGAGCCACGACCCTACCCATTTCGATTACGTGGTTAAAAAACACCCGATAGATGTTCATTTGACACTTTCTGGTCACACACACGGAATGCAATTTGGTTTAGATTTAAAAAATATAAAATGGTCGCCCGTTCAATACCGTTACCCAAAATGGGCTGATTTATATGAAAGTGAAGGAAAAATGCTTTATGTAAACAGAGGATTTGGTGTGCTGGGTTATCCTGGAAGAGTTGGAGTTTTGCCGGAAATTACGCTTTTTGAATTGGCTTAA
- a CDS encoding polysaccharide deacetylase family protein codes for MNIEAGVKNDLQITDEERLKITEDNTKAILRILDIHDVKASFFVEISIAEKLKNLIKAISSQGHEIAFYNKNSGLQEIENVKKNTQDFLEKQIRGIRQKDFKQPQESLKLLEFNYVSNIDNANILFPFKRLKRNTEITEEDGLSIIPESISPYFQLPYNDFMFQILPMKYYRNMVFETLKNDDFVLIYLNSWQFTDFKKYQFDIPYYRSLFSGRKMEDKLDALLTWINENDMATSRMKDYIF; via the coding sequence ATGAATATTGAAGCAGGCGTGAAAAACGACCTTCAAATCACTGATGAAGAAAGACTGAAAATTACAGAAGATAATACAAAAGCTATTCTTAGAATTTTAGATATTCATGATGTAAAAGCAAGTTTTTTTGTGGAGATTTCTATCGCCGAAAAACTTAAAAATTTAATAAAAGCAATTTCATCCCAAGGGCATGAAATTGCTTTTTACAATAAAAATTCCGGTCTTCAGGAAATTGAAAATGTCAAAAAAAATACGCAGGATTTTCTCGAAAAACAGATCCGCGGAATCCGACAAAAAGATTTTAAGCAACCTCAGGAAAGTTTAAAATTGTTGGAATTTAATTATGTTTCCAATATCGATAATGCGAATATTCTTTTTCCTTTTAAGCGTCTAAAAAGAAATACAGAGATCACAGAAGAGGATGGATTGAGTATTATTCCGGAAAGTATTTCTCCTTACTTTCAATTGCCGTATAATGATTTTATGTTTCAGATCTTACCGATGAAATATTACAGAAATATGGTGTTTGAAACATTGAAGAATGATGACTTTGTTTTGATCTATCTTAATTCTTGGCAGTTCACCGATTTCAAAAAATATCAATTTGACATTCCATATTACAGAAGCTTGTTTTCGGGCAGAAAAATGGAGGACAAATTAGATGCCCTCCTTACCTGGATCAACGAGAATGACATGGCGACTTCTCGTATGAAAGATTATATTTTTTAA
- a CDS encoding NAD-dependent epimerase/dehydratase family protein — MESYTERILITGALGQIGTELTNRLVEIHGAENVVASGLDRWQKGITAAGHYERMDVTNTQLVKQVIKDYDITTVYHLASLLSGTSEKQPIFAWKLNLEPLLQFCEMAKEGLLKKIFWPSSIAVFGKGIPKENVAQDVVLNPTTVYGISKMAGEKWCEYYFDKYGVDVRSIRYPGLISWKTPAGGGTTDYAVEIFYEAIEEGKYTSFISENTGMPMLYMDDAINATLKLMDAPKESVTVRSSYNLGGMSFTPKELAEEIKKEIPGFEIDYKPDFRQAIADSWPASIDDSVAKKDWGLTYDFGISEMSKDMIKNLKVKLGKD, encoded by the coding sequence ATGGAATCCTATACGGAAAGAATACTAATTACGGGTGCTTTGGGACAGATCGGCACCGAGCTTACGAATAGACTTGTTGAGATCCACGGTGCAGAAAATGTAGTGGCTTCTGGACTAGACAGATGGCAAAAAGGCATTACTGCTGCAGGTCATTACGAAAGAATGGACGTTACAAATACTCAGTTGGTAAAGCAGGTCATCAAAGATTACGACATTACAACTGTTTATCATTTGGCTTCATTATTGTCAGGAACTTCTGAAAAGCAGCCAATTTTCGCTTGGAAATTAAACCTTGAACCTCTTCTTCAATTTTGTGAAATGGCAAAAGAAGGTCTTCTTAAAAAGATATTTTGGCCAAGTTCTATCGCTGTTTTCGGGAAAGGAATTCCTAAAGAAAATGTAGCGCAGGATGTTGTTTTAAATCCTACAACGGTGTACGGAATTTCTAAAATGGCAGGTGAAAAATGGTGCGAATATTATTTCGATAAGTATGGAGTAGACGTAAGAAGTATCAGATATCCGGGATTGATCTCATGGAAAACTCCTGCAGGTGGAGGTACTACAGATTACGCTGTGGAGATTTTTTATGAAGCAATTGAAGAAGGAAAATACACAAGTTTTATTTCTGAAAATACAGGAATGCCGATGTTATATATGGATGATGCAATTAACGCAACATTGAAATTAATGGACGCTCCGAAAGAAAGTGTAACGGTTCGTTCGTCTTATAATTTGGGTGGAATGTCTTTCACTCCAAAAGAATTGGCAGAAGAAATTAAGAAAGAAATTCCAGGTTTTGAGATCGATTATAAACCGGATTTCAGACAGGCAATTGCAGATTCTTGGCCGGCATCCATTGATGATTCTGTAGCGAAAAAAGATTGGGGATTAACCTATGATTTCGGAATTTCTGAAATGTCTAAAGACATGATCAAGAATCTTAAAGTGAAATTAGGTAAAGATTAA
- the ggt gene encoding gamma-glutamyltransferase, with protein sequence MKKLIISIILFSHSVSAQYTDINIVKEVKVKNKGVVVSAHPLASEAGAKILKMGGNAYDAITATQYALAVVYPQAGNIGGGGFLVGAKSNGEKFTIDYRETAPKKASRDMYLDKNGKANTDLSQNGRLAVGIPGSIAGFFATLKYCKLPMNQIIQPAIDLAEKGFAITDKEADMLNSQREHFQKHNKSTILFVKDTPWKAGDLLIQKELAETLKLIQKLGAKGFYEGKTADLLIAEMKKGNGIITLEDLKNYKVAERKALEFDYKGSNVVTMPLPSSGGVLLAQMLRMAAFENLEKYQQNSTPVVQIMVEAERRAYADRAEYMGDPDFIEDKTSYLISDEYLKNRWKSFSFNKATPSSEVGKIIKQPKESTETTHISVIDKDGNAAAAVTTTLNGYYGSKVLVTGAGFFLNNEMDDFSVKPGVPNMFGAVGGEANSIQPNKRMLSSMTPTIILKNGKPYMVVGTPGGTTIPTSVYQSIVDVVDFKLNANISVNAPKFHHQWLPETVSVENNFPEATISELKAKNYVIEKVKYIGKTEMILIDDTATIHAVADGRGDDSVAVE encoded by the coding sequence ATGAAAAAGTTAATTATTTCGATCATTCTGTTTTCTCATTCGGTTTCAGCACAATACACCGATATCAACATCGTAAAAGAAGTTAAGGTTAAAAATAAAGGAGTTGTTGTTTCTGCGCATCCTTTGGCCAGTGAAGCCGGGGCAAAAATCCTTAAAATGGGAGGAAATGCCTATGATGCAATTACTGCCACACAATACGCTCTAGCCGTTGTCTATCCCCAAGCCGGAAATATCGGCGGTGGTGGATTTTTAGTTGGAGCGAAAAGTAATGGCGAAAAGTTCACTATCGATTACCGCGAAACAGCTCCCAAAAAAGCTTCTAGAGATATGTATCTTGATAAAAACGGTAAAGCAAACACAGATTTATCTCAAAATGGAAGATTAGCAGTTGGAATCCCCGGAAGTATTGCCGGATTTTTTGCGACTTTAAAATATTGTAAACTTCCTATGAATCAAATCATTCAACCAGCAATTGATTTAGCTGAAAAAGGTTTTGCGATTACAGATAAGGAAGCTGATATGTTGAACTCGCAAAGAGAACATTTCCAAAAACATAATAAATCGACTATCCTTTTCGTGAAAGACACCCCGTGGAAAGCCGGAGATCTATTGATACAGAAAGAATTAGCAGAAACTTTAAAACTCATTCAAAAATTAGGAGCTAAAGGATTTTATGAAGGAAAAACTGCCGATCTTTTGATTGCCGAAATGAAAAAAGGAAACGGAATCATCACTTTAGAGGACTTAAAAAACTATAAAGTGGCCGAAAGAAAAGCTTTAGAATTCGATTATAAGGGAAGTAATGTTGTTACGATGCCTTTACCTTCAAGTGGCGGTGTACTTTTAGCTCAAATGTTGAGAATGGCCGCTTTTGAAAATTTAGAAAAGTATCAGCAAAACTCCACTCCCGTCGTACAGATTATGGTGGAAGCCGAAAGAAGAGCGTACGCTGACAGAGCAGAATACATGGGAGATCCTGATTTTATTGAAGATAAAACGTCTTATCTAATCTCTGATGAATATTTAAAAAACAGATGGAAAAGCTTCAGTTTTAATAAAGCAACTCCAAGTTCAGAGGTTGGAAAAATTATTAAACAACCTAAAGAATCAACAGAAACCACCCATATTTCAGTTATTGACAAAGATGGAAATGCAGCAGCAGCAGTAACCACAACTCTTAACGGCTATTACGGCAGCAAAGTATTAGTAACAGGCGCAGGATTCTTTTTAAATAACGAAATGGATGATTTCTCGGTAAAGCCTGGCGTTCCCAATATGTTTGGAGCTGTGGGCGGAGAAGCTAATTCAATTCAACCTAATAAAAGGATGCTTTCTTCCATGACCCCAACTATTATTCTGAAAAACGGAAAACCTTATATGGTTGTTGGAACTCCCGGAGGAACTACAATTCCTACTTCGGTTTATCAGTCTATCGTTGATGTTGTTGATTTTAAATTGAATGCCAATATATCCGTTAATGCTCCGAAATTCCATCACCAATGGCTTCCTGAAACGGTTTCTGTTGAAAATAACTTTCCGGAAGCAACAATTTCAGAATTAAAAGCTAAAAATTATGTGATTGAAAAAGTAAAATATATTGGAAAAACAGAAATGATTCTTATTGATGATACTGCAACTATTCACGCAGTTGCAGATGGTCGTGGAGATGATTCTGTTGCGGTGGAATAA
- a CDS encoding PhzF family phenazine biosynthesis protein encodes MKYDIYQIDAFTNKTFGGNPACVVPLDNWLPDDILLKITKENAVAETAFFVSKGDKIHLRWFTPEIEMDLCGHATLATVHCLKTILNYKSDTIVFETLSGDLTVLCDKDLYKMDFPSRMPSPDILPKNIQDSLNIKPEKVLKSRDYVLVYDNETDVKNIKIDRQLFDQINLDPGGVVVTAKGDNCDFVSRFFTPQASILEDPVTGSSHCSLIPYWAERLNKKELSARQISERIGTLFCEDKDDRVIISGQAKTYSIGNFWIE; translated from the coding sequence ATGAAATATGACATTTATCAAATCGATGCTTTTACAAACAAGACCTTTGGAGGAAATCCAGCTTGTGTAGTCCCTCTTGACAACTGGCTGCCAGATGACATATTATTGAAAATAACGAAAGAAAATGCAGTAGCAGAAACGGCTTTTTTTGTTAGCAAGGGCGACAAAATTCATTTACGATGGTTCACACCTGAAATTGAAATGGACCTGTGTGGTCATGCGACTCTTGCAACAGTACACTGCTTAAAGACAATTCTTAACTACAAAAGTGATACAATTGTTTTTGAAACATTAAGTGGTGACTTAACAGTCTTGTGTGATAAAGATCTTTATAAAATGGATTTTCCATCGAGAATGCCATCACCTGACATCCTTCCAAAAAACATTCAAGATTCACTAAATATTAAACCTGAGAAGGTTTTAAAGTCAAGAGATTATGTTTTGGTTTATGACAACGAAACCGATGTGAAAAATATTAAAATTGACAGGCAGTTGTTTGATCAGATCAATCTTGATCCAGGAGGAGTAGTTGTTACAGCAAAAGGTGATAATTGTGACTTCGTTTCAAGATTCTTTACACCTCAGGCATCCATTTTGGAAGATCCTGTAACTGGTTCATCACATTGTTCTTTAATTCCGTATTGGGCAGAAAGACTGAATAAAAAAGAACTATCTGCACGTCAGATTTCTGAACGGATAGGAACTTTATTTTGTGAAGACAAAGATGATCGTGTAATTATTAGCGGGCAAGCAAAAACATATTCTATCGGAAACTTTTGGATAGAATAG
- a CDS encoding dicarboxylate/amino acid:cation symporter has product MKAKKIYQQLYFQVIIAIIAGILLGRFYPELGEKMKPLGDGFIKLVKMIIAPVIFITLTLGIAHMTDLKKVGRIAIKAMIYFFTFSTLALIIGLIVGNILQPGHGLNIDPATLSGDVSQYQQKAHETTLTGFMMNIIPETLFSPLVGENILQVLLVAILMGTALVLTKEKSQKITDFLQDLSTPIFKIVHMLMKLAPIGAFGAMAFTIGKYGLHSVLNLIFLVGTFYITSALFVVLVLGAVAWYNGFSIFKLMYYLKEELLLVLGTSSSESALPGIMEKLEKAGCSRAIVGLVVPTGYSFNLDGTNIYMTLASLFIAQALNIDLSIEKQLILLLVAMLSSKGAAGVTGAGFVTLAATLAVVPEIPIAGMTLILGIDKFMSECRALTNVIGNSVATVVVANWEKQLDKDQLQYCLDHPNEIEKKLEV; this is encoded by the coding sequence TTGAAAGCAAAAAAAATCTATCAGCAGCTTTATTTTCAGGTTATTATCGCAATAATTGCAGGTATTCTTTTAGGCAGATTCTACCCCGAATTGGGTGAAAAAATGAAACCGTTAGGTGATGGCTTTATCAAATTGGTAAAAATGATTATTGCTCCGGTAATTTTCATTACACTAACATTAGGAATCGCTCACATGACAGATTTGAAAAAAGTGGGAAGAATTGCCATAAAAGCAATGATCTACTTCTTTACCTTTTCTACTTTAGCTCTAATTATTGGTTTAATTGTGGGAAATATTTTACAGCCTGGACATGGTTTAAATATTGACCCCGCTACTCTATCAGGAGACGTTTCGCAATATCAGCAAAAGGCTCATGAGACGACTTTAACGGGATTTATGATGAATATTATTCCTGAAACTTTGTTTAGTCCATTGGTTGGGGAAAATATTTTGCAGGTTCTTTTGGTTGCTATTTTAATGGGAACTGCATTGGTTTTAACCAAAGAAAAAAGCCAGAAAATAACAGATTTTTTACAAGATCTTTCAACTCCGATCTTCAAAATCGTTCATATGCTGATGAAATTAGCGCCAATCGGAGCTTTCGGGGCAATGGCTTTCACCATCGGAAAGTATGGACTTCATTCTGTTTTAAACTTAATATTCTTAGTCGGAACCTTTTATATTACTTCTGCCCTTTTTGTGGTTTTAGTTTTAGGAGCCGTAGCGTGGTACAATGGTTTCAGTATTTTCAAATTAATGTATTATTTGAAAGAAGAACTGCTTTTGGTTTTAGGAACAAGCTCTTCAGAATCTGCTCTTCCGGGAATTATGGAAAAGCTTGAAAAAGCAGGGTGTTCAAGAGCAATCGTAGGTTTGGTGGTTCCAACCGGTTATTCTTTCAATCTTGATGGAACCAATATTTATATGACCTTAGCTTCATTATTTATTGCTCAGGCTTTAAATATTGATCTTTCAATTGAGAAACAATTAATCTTACTTTTGGTTGCTATGTTAAGTTCAAAAGGAGCCGCAGGAGTTACTGGAGCCGGATTTGTGACTTTAGCTGCAACATTAGCCGTAGTTCCTGAAATTCCGATTGCTGGAATGACTTTGATTCTTGGAATTGATAAATTTATGAGTGAATGCCGTGCTTTAACAAATGTTATCGGAAATTCTGTAGCGACTGTAGTGGTTGCCAATTGGGAAAAACAATTGGATAAAGATCAGTTACAATATTGCCTCGATCACCCGAATGAGATTGAGAAAAAATTGGAGGTTTGA
- a CDS encoding diacylglycerol/lipid kinase family protein: protein MEKVAFIINPFSAKKNYQPFLNELIKKVGNPLYYVSESIQGTDDFIQNNFDKVDIFVAIGGDGTISTVAKNLINTEKVLAIFPAGSGNGFSNETKFSKNLDELLEKIKARNSRKIDTFTVNERLSINVSGTGFDGKVVKEFEKTDRGFKNYIKVSLKTFFNYKPIKVKFSDEKYQQYNGKYLMLNIANTRQFGNNAYIAPNASKSDGLVDMVLVKKFPLTYSALFAFRMFTKRLKDDSYVTYLPVSEIEFKVNTKNWHLDGEFNKIKSPIHVKVQPSSLNILV, encoded by the coding sequence ATGGAAAAAGTAGCTTTTATCATCAATCCTTTTTCGGCCAAGAAAAATTATCAGCCATTTCTTAATGAACTGATAAAAAAGGTTGGAAATCCACTGTATTATGTTTCAGAATCTATTCAGGGAACGGATGATTTTATTCAAAATAACTTTGATAAAGTCGATATTTTTGTGGCAATTGGTGGTGACGGTACGATTTCTACGGTGGCCAAAAATCTAATCAATACTGAAAAAGTTTTAGCTATTTTTCCAGCAGGTTCAGGAAACGGATTTTCTAATGAAACAAAATTCAGCAAGAATTTAGATGAGCTTTTAGAGAAGATTAAAGCAAGAAATTCCAGAAAAATAGATACATTCACGGTTAATGAAAGGCTTTCTATCAATGTTTCAGGAACAGGTTTCGATGGAAAAGTAGTAAAGGAATTTGAAAAAACCGATCGTGGATTCAAAAATTACATTAAAGTTTCGCTTAAAACTTTCTTTAATTATAAACCGATCAAAGTTAAGTTTTCAGATGAAAAATATCAGCAGTACAATGGGAAATATTTAATGTTGAATATTGCTAATACCCGTCAGTTCGGTAATAATGCCTACATTGCTCCAAATGCGAGCAAAAGTGATGGTTTGGTAGATATGGTTTTGGTTAAAAAATTTCCGCTGACCTATTCGGCTCTTTTCGCTTTCCGAATGTTTACAAAAAGATTGAAAGACGACAGTTATGTAACTTATCTTCCTGTCTCAGAGATCGAATTTAAAGTAAATACCAAAAATTGGCATTTGGACGGAGAATTCAACAAAATAAAGTCGCCGATCCACGTGAAAGTTCAGCCTTCGAGTTTGAATATTTTGGTGTAG